From Echeneis naucrates chromosome 7, fEcheNa1.1, whole genome shotgun sequence, one genomic window encodes:
- the tbc1d25 gene encoding TBC1 domain family member 25, with protein sequence MAGEEERGVVRVKVKKCDGVLPVEFRSFAVDPQITSLEVLQHILIRAFDLNGKRNFGISYLSRDRTDAEMYLSLTSDWDLDVAFVSAAKPYLQLKMDIKPSEDSPVMEDWDIISPKDVIGSEQLLAERTKSLASAALPFTQSLLSQVGRTLSRVQQAFSWSYGEEIKPFKPPLNDAEFHSYLNGQGQLTRPEELRLRIYHGGVEPSLRKVVWRYLLNVYPDGLSGQERMDYMKKKTREYDQLKREWTARVSHEDLEFIRGNVLKDVLRTDRAHPYYAGSEDSPHLTALTDLLTTFAITHPQISYCQGMSDIASPILAVMDNEAHAFICFCGIMKRLEGNFRPDGQLMSIKFQHLKLLLQYSDPEFYSYLVSKGADDLFFCYRWLLLELKREFAFDDALRMLEVTWSSLPPDPPETEVELLGPPLETDETMTCTEKDKTVENCPEDDKEQKEKQRRRHMLRPSREEPDGNRKALMEEQYRQHAGTTNGIEDSDFDSHQLSMEKTDLKSPLEKQISFGEFKYYTARNEESFDMEDTEQPQGSVTLTSIPSLSRHQSTVDSEEDPGESTPLIDNCEDGISSTLSAPPFSSGLPMWKTGCVSPTSSTSPSSWPGASPESPPAANGREALPKGVPKVLTSSAQALSSTGTKSPTTSAVKTSVASPSHAQNRSLLSSPILSFGRGPLLSSSKSSSNNLPSPGNKAPSTPSFLKADSTSIKSCCLPPPQEFGKGNPFMLFLCMSILLEHRDHIIKNSLDYNELAMHFDRLVRRHNLGRVLQRAKALFADYLQSEVWDSEEGDEVSSDSPTTANAAQHFPSSSISARPIYSPLASPQCSSPNSTYNFATTIPSPSPQVSLSPTS encoded by the exons ATGgcaggggaggaagagaggggggtGGTTCGTGTCAAAGTCAAG AAATGTGACGGGGTGCTTCCTGTAGAGTTTCGCTCCTTTGCGGTCGATCCTCAGATAACATCGCTGGAGGTTCTGCAGCACATACTTATCAGAGCCTTTGATCTGAACGG GAAGCGGAATTTTGGAATCAGTTACCTGTCTCGGGATCGGACCGATGCTGAAATGTATCTGTCTCTGACGTCTGACTGGGATTTGGATGTTGCATTTGTCAGTGCAGCCAAGCCGTATCTACAGCTCAAGATGGACATAAAACCTTCAGAAGACA GTCCTGTCATGGAGGACTGGGACATCATAAGCCCCAAAGACGTTATTGGCTCTGAGCAGCTTCTTGCAGAGAGGACTAAGTCCTTGGCATCTGCAGCTCTCCCCTTCACACAGTCCCTACTTTCCCAG GTGGGCCGGACCTTGTCCAGAGTCCAGCAGGCTTTCAGCTGGTCATATGGGGAGGAGATCAAGCCTTTCAAGCCTCCTTTGAATGATGCCGAGTTTCACAGTTACCTCAATGGACAGGGCCAGCTGACACGACCTGAGGAACTCAGACTGCGAATCTACCATGGTGGCGTAGAGCCTTCACTGCGCAAG GTTGTTTGGCGGTACCTCTTAAATGTCTACCCTGATGGACTGAGTGGGCAGGAAAGAATGGACTacatgaagaagaagacaagGGAGTATGATCAGCTGAAGAGAGAGTGGACAGCAAGGGTCAGCCACGAGGACCTTGAATTTATCCGTGGAAATGTTCTCAAAGATGTCCTGAGGACAGACCGGGCTCATCCATACTATGCCGGCTCAGAAGACAGTCCACATTTGACTGCCCTTACGGACCTTCTCACCACATTCGCCATCACACATCCACAG atatcCTACTGTCAAGGCATGAGTGATATCGCCTCCCCGATACTTGCAGTGATGGACAACGAGGCACACGCTTTCATATGTTTTTGTGGCATTATGAAGCGTCTGGAGGGGAATTTCCGACCAGATGGGCAACTCATGTCCATTAAGTTCCAGCATCTAAAGCTGCTTCTGCAGTACTCTGATCCAGAATTCTACTCTTACTTGGTGTCCAAAGGAGCTGATGACCTCTTCTTCTGTTATCgttggctgctgctggagctcaaGCGAGAATTTGCATTTGATGATGCTTTGAGGATGCTTGAGGTTACCTGGAGCTCCCTGCCACCGGATCCTCCTGAAACCGAAGTGGAGCTTCTTGGACCACCACTGGAGACAGATGAAACTATGAcctgcacagagaaagacaagacaGTTGAGAACTGCCCTGAGGATGATaaggaacaaaaagagaagcagcGCAGGCGACATATGCTCCGGCCTTCAAGAGAGGAACCAGATGGGAACAGAAAAGCTCTAATGGAAGAACAATACAGGCAGCATGCAGGTACCACAAATGGAATTGAGGATAGTGATTTTGATAGTCATCAATTAAGCATGGAAAAGACAGATTTGAAATCTCCTTTAGAGAAGCAAATTAGTTTTGGAGAGTTTAAATACTATACTGCCCGAAATGAAGAGAGCTTTGATATGGAAGATACTGAACAGCCACAGGGTTCGGTGACTTTAACGTCCATTCCGAGCCTTTCAAGGCACCAGTCTACAGTTGACAGTGAGGAGGACCCAGGGGAGAGTACACCTCTAATAGATAACTGTGAAGATGGTATCTCTTCAACGTTATCAGCTCCCCCCTTTTCTAGTGGCCTACCAATGTGGAAAACTGGCTGTGTCTCTCCCACCTCTTCAACCTCGCCTTCCAGTTGGCCAGGAGCTTCTCCAGagtctcctcctgcagcaaaTGGAAGAGAGGCCTTACCGAAAGGTGTTCCAAAAGTATTGACTTCCTCTGCCCAAGCTCTCAGTAGCACAGGTACCAAGTCACCCACAACCTCTGCTGTTAAAACATCTGTTGCCTCTCCTTCCCATGCCCAGAATCGATCGCTCCTCTCTTCGCCCATTTTGTCCTTTGGAAGAGGCCCCTTGCTGTCCAGCAGTAAGTCGTCCTCCAACAACCTCCCTTCACCTGGCAACAAAGCCCCCAGCACACCAAGCTTTTTGAAAGCCGACTCCACCAGCATCAAATCGTGTTGCCTACCACCTCCTCAAGAGTTTGGCAAAGGCAATCCATTCatgctgtttctgtgtatgtcCATCCTGCTGGAGCACAGAGACCACATCATTAAGAACAGCCTGGATTACAATGAGCTAGCCATGCACTTTGATCGCCTTGTGCGGCGCCATAACCTGGGCAGGGTGCTGCAGCGAGCCAAGGCTTTGTTTGCGGACTACTTGCAGAGCGAAGTTTGGGACTCAGAAGAAGGAGATGAGGTCAGCTCGGACTCGCCTACAACAGCTAACGCTGCTCAACACTTCCCTTCTTCGTCCATCTCTGCCAGGCCCATTTACAGCCCTTTAGCATCACCTCAGTGTTCATCTCCAAACTCAACCTATAACTTTGCAACCACCATTCCCTCCCCATCACCACAAGTTTCCCTTTCCCCAACTTCCTGA
- the cfap57 gene encoding cilia- and flagella-associated protein 57 isoform X2, which translates to MTAVVAQSHFVFGLRTGVANNVRFLDEQTVVFPCGNNLVRYNTIQRWQKFIPGSEKSQRMTALAISGNLRYLAVSECGDKATITVFDLQHEQGRKRKVLTAGDIPAQEFVCLAFSPDSKYLIGQTGGPEWMLILWLWEKQKVLASVKTSNSNNPVTQVSFNPHNNMQLCVSGAGVFKFFRYSEGALKQSSFAKVETINFLCHTWVTVERVISGTDTGRLLVFESGDLRREICTVSNAVQEQSVKQMKRRKSKDNDMDAAPTVSHITAILSFSKGFMCSVGPGTVCLFEKSEDSYRKTREIQIPPDKYRNEMTQAECQEINSMCISPAEKALAISTDQGQLYHISLPSMDIKKEEPLHFDFLSQSLHSKSITGLSICLRKPIAATSSLDHSVRIWNYETKVLELYKEFQDEAHSVALHPTGLFILVGFSDKLRLMNLVVGDIQPFKEFTVRSCIECAFSHGGHMFAAVNGNVIHIYSVTSLENILNLKGHNGKVRSIKWSQDDSWLVSCGMDGAVYEWNTQTGKRESENVLKTCSYTGVAYSSDCKTILAVGTDLTLKEIQDCQVFREVPADEVAHTAIAVSHSGRVVFTGTSSGTIRAIKYPLPTQKDWITYQAHCAPVTKMVITYDDQFLLTVSEDGCLFMWRIVDKEGRGLKSNKQIIHTEEILVTKSDLEERTQNMLELKMRLEELQMENEYQLRLKDMHYNEKIKELSDILNQQIQCLQATQQCELRLAPATPVDEKLRSR; encoded by the exons ATGACGGCAGTAGTTGCTCAGTCGCACTTTGTCTTCGGGCTTCGGACAGGTGTGGCCAATAACGTGCGTTTCCTCGATGAGCAAACCGTCGTATTTCCTTGTGGAAACAACCTTGTGCGCTACAACACGATCCAAAGATGGCAGAAGTTCATTCCAG GCTCAGAGAAAAGCCAGAGAATGACTGCTTTGGCCATCAGTGGTAACCTGCGGTACCTGGCTGTGTCCGAGTGTGGAGACAAGGCCACCATTACAGTGTTCGACCTGCAGCACGAGCAGGGCAGGAAGAGAAAAGTCCTTACTGCAGGTGATATACCTGCTCAAGAGTTTGTCTGCTTGGCCTTCTCCCCTGACTCCAAGTACCTGATAGGCCAAACGGGTGGACCGGAGTGGATGTTGATCCTCTGGCTTTGGGAAAAGCAGAAAGTCTTGGCATCGGTCAAGACCAGTAACTCAAACAATCCTGTTACCCAA GTCAGCTTCAACCCTCACAACAacatgcagctgtgtgtgagcGGAGCTGGTGTGTTCAAGTTTTTCCGCTACTCAGAGGGAGCCCTGAAACAGAGCAGCTTTGCAAAAGTGGAGACCATTAACTTCCTCTGTCATACATGGGTGACAGTGGAGCGGGTGATCTCTGggacagacacagggagactGCTGGTTTTTGAGTCTGGAGACCTTCGACGAGAGATCTGCACAGTTTCTAATGCTGTACAGGAGCAGTCAGTCAA gcaaatgaagaggaggaagagcaaagACAATGACATGGATGCAGCTCCCACTGTCTCTCACATCACAGCCATCCTGTCCTTCTCAAAGGGCTTTATGTGTTCTGTAGGCCCTGgcactgtctgtctttttgaAAAGTCAGAGGACAGTTACAGAAAGACCAGAGAGATACAG ATTCCACCAGATAAATACAGGAATGAGATGACCCAAGCTGAATGCCAGGAGATCAACAGCATGTGCATCAGTCCAGCAGAGAAAGCCCTGGCTATCAGTACAGACCAAGGACAACTGTACCACATCAGCCTGCCCTCCATGGACATCAAAAAG GAAGAACCACTACATTTTGACTTCCTATCCCAATCCCTCCACTCAAAGTCTATCACTGGTTTATCCATCTGTCTTCGTAAGCCCATTGCAGCCACCAGCTCTCTGGATCACTCTGTCCGGATCTGGAACTATGAAACCAA AGTGTTGGAGCTGTACAAGGAGTTCCAGGATGAGGCACACAGTGTGGCTCTGCACCCCACCGGCCTCTTCATCCTCGTGGGCTTTTCAGACAAACTGAGGCTGATGAATCTGGTAGTCGGTGATATTCAGCCCTTCAAGGAGTTCACGGTGCGCAGCTGCATAGAG TGTGCTTTCAGTCACGGTGGCCACATGTTTGCAGCTGTCAATGGAAATGTCATTCACATCTACTCCGTCACTTCTCTTGAGAATATCCTCAATCTAAAGGGCCACAATGGAAAG GTCCGCAGCATTAAATGGAGCCAGGATGACAGCTGGCTGGTGTCATGTGGGATGGATGGTGCAGTGTATGAGTGGAACACGCAGACTGGCAAACGCGAGTCAGAGAACGTCCTCAAAACCTGCAGTTACACAGGTGTGGCCTACTCTTCGGACTGTAAGACCATCCTGGCTGTGGGAACCGATCTCACACTGAAGGAGATCCAAGACTGTCAG GTTTTTAGAGAGGTCCCAGCTGATGAGGTGGCTCATACTGCAATAGCAGTGTCCCACTCTGGTAGGGTCGTCTTCACCGGGACCTCCAGCGGAACCATCAGGGCTATTAAATATCCACTACCGACCCAGAAGGACTGGATCACATACCAAGCCCACTGTGCCCCAGTTACTAAG ATGGTGATCACTTATGACGATCAGTTCCTGCTCACAGTGTCTGAAGACGGCTGTCTGTTCATGTGGAGGATTGTTGATAAAGAGGGCCGAGGACTGAAGAGCAACAAGCAGATCATCCACACTGAAGAGATTCTTGTCACCAAGTCTGACTTGGAGGAACGG ACGCAGAACATGCTGGAGCTGAAGATGCgtctggaggagctgcagatgGAAAACGAATACCAGCTCCGCCTCAAGGACATGCACTACAATGAGAAGATTAAGGAGCTTTCTGACATATTAAACCAGCAAATTCAATGTCTGCAAGCTACACAACAG tgtgagctgcgattggctccagcaacccccgtaGATGAGAAGCTGAGAAGCAGATAA